GGATGATGGTCGAGTGAATCTGGAAGTTGATTAAAAGATATATTTTTAAATGAAATCTTTATAAAATCAAAACATGTTCACGACCCTTATTCATGAAGATAGTTATTCTGGCAAAAAATTTTTAATTTGGACTGCTTTTTCCTTCCAAGCTGGTTGCATCAATGTGGGAGGCTTTTTAGCCTGCCATCGATTCGTCACACATACGACCGGTTTTGCCACTCTATTTGGAGCAGAAATGGCAGAAGGAAACGTTAAAAATGCCCTTGGCTACTTAGCCGTGCCATTTTTATTTTTATTAGGAGCCATGTTTTCAGCTTTTTTTACCGATAGAAGAAGCCTTCACCAACACAAACCAAATTATATCATTGTCTTCGCTGGAATGTGGATATGTTTTTTACTAGTATCCATTCTGGGGATTTCAAATTACTTTGGCGATTTCGGCAATGAATTAAATCTTTCAAGGGATTTTTTACTATTGGCTTTATTAAGCCTCGCCTCTGGAATTCAAAATGCGATGATTACTTCCGTATCAAAGGCGGTGGTGCGAACAACCCATTTGACTGGGCTAACGACAGATCTGGGCATTGGCTTAATCCGTATTTTTTCTTCTCCCCTTAACCAGCATCAACAGATGGAATTTTTAGCGACATTGATGCGATTGGGAATTA
The DNA window shown above is from Deltaproteobacteria bacterium and carries:
- a CDS encoding DUF1275 domain-containing protein, with product MFTTLIHEDSYSGKKFLIWTAFSFQAGCINVGGFLACHRFVTHTTGFATLFGAEMAEGNVKNALGYLAVPFLFLLGAMFSAFFTDRRSLHQHKPNYIIVFAGMWICFLLVSILGISNYFGDFGNELNLSRDFLLLALLSLASGIQNAMITSVSKAVVRTTHLTGLTTDLGIGLIRIFSSPLNQHQQMEFLATLMRLGIIVSFILGSWLAASIFNKHHYLGFFIPLMMTSIFLGMSINNRFQKNREN